A stretch of the Candidatus Saccharimonadales bacterium genome encodes the following:
- a CDS encoding sugar phosphate nucleotidyltransferase, translating to MNNTKINVVLLCGGRGTRFRDVTEDKLPKSLYKVQDKELIRYTLDSLDSAPAIDKLIFAVDHQADTMVQWIHQQKFSTEIVISQQKAPGIVAAIMSASPYLTSSHFILCNTDEIRVGLDVDSFINQGLSIIKNDECAMATTRARNLFRHRVIETNGADVITTTTLKGEKYKQSPEVEGMINIGFLMVPKSAIHTLDERYGNDWSSVINPLVELRKMHAVFNPDIQYFNVGTSSELDEANEFLSGMRAGTMS from the coding sequence GTGAATAATACGAAAATAAATGTCGTACTGCTATGTGGGGGTCGAGGAACTCGATTTAGGGACGTGACTGAAGATAAGCTGCCAAAGTCGCTCTATAAAGTGCAGGACAAAGAACTGATCCGTTATACCCTCGACAGTCTGGATTCAGCACCTGCTATTGATAAATTAATCTTTGCAGTAGATCACCAGGCAGACACAATGGTGCAATGGATACATCAGCAAAAATTTTCAACGGAGATCGTTATTTCGCAACAGAAAGCGCCAGGCATTGTAGCAGCAATAATGAGCGCCTCACCCTACCTCACATCATCGCATTTTATTCTTTGTAATACGGATGAGATTCGTGTTGGTCTTGATGTAGACTCTTTTATAAATCAGGGTTTGAGCATAATCAAAAACGATGAGTGTGCGATGGCTACAACTCGGGCCCGCAATTTATTTCGCCATAGGGTTATTGAAACAAATGGCGCAGATGTAATAACCACGACGACACTCAAAGGCGAAAAATATAAACAATCTCCAGAGGTGGAAGGGATGATAAATATTGGATTTTTAATGGTACCGAAATCAGCGATCCATACTCTAGATGAGCGTTATGGAAATGACTGGAGTAGTGTCATCAATCCGCTCGTTGAGCTAAGGAAAATGCATGCGGTCTTTAATCCAGACATACAGTACTTCAATGTCGGAACGTCCTCTGAATTGGATGAAGCGAATGAATTTCTGAGCGGTATGCGAGCAGGAACAATGAGCTAA
- a CDS encoding glyceraldehyde 3-phosphate dehydrogenase NAD-binding domain-containing protein, translated as MIRVAINGFGRFGMHLLQYWVDNYKGAQFDIVAINDDALSIEKIKTIIKNDPYLTLKNSIDFKENALIIKIGNTHKNISYSTVQLGSVSWVGEVDLLLECSGKHTEKSDWSEVLISKTRYVVISATSWTADQILVYGYNHQNFSQDVRKVISYGSCTVNAYIPLAKWVHDRWGVIDSDVGVIHNIPLHKNGKFNTLERRACTLEQVAPHLLDFLHEDNFTVIYTLVPYTGVSMIDYRFRVTKETSKNEFIDSLSDALASGDLMDLYGLAEYDNGPEEHKFTKKSAVLVKPNIKVVGDNIYIGGYFDNENSVNRFFDIANYIAKAEK; from the coding sequence ATGATACGCGTTGCTATAAATGGTTTTGGTCGATTTGGAATGCATCTATTGCAGTATTGGGTAGACAACTATAAAGGTGCGCAATTTGATATTGTTGCCATCAACGACGACGCCCTAAGTATCGAAAAAATTAAGACTATCATCAAAAATGATCCTTATTTAACACTAAAAAATAGCATCGACTTCAAAGAAAATGCATTAATTATAAAGATCGGAAATACACACAAGAATATATCATACAGCACAGTTCAACTTGGAAGCGTTTCTTGGGTTGGGGAGGTGGACCTACTTCTAGAGTGCTCTGGGAAGCACACAGAAAAAAGCGATTGGAGCGAAGTATTAATAAGCAAAACACGTTATGTCGTTATTTCGGCTACTTCATGGACGGCAGATCAGATATTAGTGTACGGGTATAATCATCAGAACTTTAGTCAAGATGTACGGAAAGTAATTTCGTATGGATCATGCACGGTTAATGCCTATATACCGCTAGCTAAATGGGTACATGACAGGTGGGGCGTAATCGACTCGGATGTCGGCGTGATCCATAATATCCCATTACACAAAAACGGAAAATTCAACACGCTTGAACGCCGTGCATGCACTCTTGAGCAAGTCGCACCACATTTATTAGACTTTCTTCACGAAGATAACTTTACAGTTATCTATACGTTGGTTCCATACACTGGCGTATCAATGATCGACTACCGCTTTCGGGTAACAAAAGAGACATCGAAAAATGAGTTCATTGATAGCTTATCGGATGCACTTGCATCAGGCGATTTAATGGACCTGTACGGATTGGCTGAATATGACAATGGACCCGAAGAGCACAAATTTACGAAGAAATCAGCTGTACTGGTAAAACCAAATATTAAAGTGGTCGGAGACAATATTTATATTGGCGGGTATTTTGACAATGAAAATTCCGTTAACCGCTTCTTTGATATTGCAAATTATATTGCAAAGGCAGAAAAGTGA
- a CDS encoding caspase family protein, with protein MRKALIVGIDFYERIGNLSGCVNDAHAVKAILERHSDGTLNFATPQLLTGNDAGSAISREQLKDAVRELFADDSEIALFYFAGHGYIEDVGGYLCASDDRSGDDGLALSEVMTLANQSPARNKVIILDSCHGGIAGNNALVTGLAEIKDGVTILSASTADQYAMETPGGGSGVFTNLFVDALNGAAGNLLGDVTPGSIYAHVDQSLGTWAQRPVFKTNVKTFVSLRTAEPPIALTDLQAITTHFPTADFEFALDPTFEPVRSSDDAKANVPVPNSTNTAIFAILQRYIKVNLLRPVGTPHMWNAAMESKSCELTVLGQHYWNLVNRGLI; from the coding sequence ATGCGTAAGGCTTTAATTGTAGGCATCGATTTTTATGAGAGAATAGGTAACCTGAGTGGGTGCGTAAACGATGCTCATGCCGTAAAAGCCATACTAGAACGACACTCCGATGGGACATTGAACTTCGCTACTCCTCAGCTCCTAACCGGCAATGATGCCGGAAGCGCCATCAGCCGAGAGCAGCTTAAAGATGCGGTGCGAGAACTTTTTGCAGACGATAGTGAAATTGCTTTATTTTATTTTGCCGGTCATGGATACATAGAAGATGTAGGCGGCTACCTTTGTGCTAGTGACGATCGATCCGGTGATGATGGATTGGCACTAAGTGAAGTAATGACACTAGCAAATCAATCTCCAGCGCGAAATAAGGTAATTATACTTGATAGTTGCCATGGAGGCATTGCCGGTAACAATGCGTTAGTTACTGGTCTTGCTGAAATAAAAGATGGTGTTACGATTTTGTCAGCATCGACAGCCGACCAATACGCCATGGAAACTCCAGGTGGAGGATCTGGTGTTTTTACTAATTTGTTTGTCGATGCTCTAAATGGGGCTGCAGGAAACCTTCTTGGCGATGTAACGCCGGGAAGCATTTACGCACACGTTGATCAATCATTAGGTACATGGGCTCAACGCCCGGTATTTAAAACAAATGTTAAGACTTTTGTTTCTCTGCGTACTGCAGAGCCTCCAATCGCATTAACCGATTTGCAAGCGATAACTACACATTTTCCAACAGCTGATTTTGAATTTGCTCTTGATCCGACGTTTGAACCGGTACGTTCTTCAGATGACGCAAAAGCTAATGTACCCGTTCCAAATTCAACTAATACAGCTATATTTGCTATTTTGCAAAGATATATTAAAGTTAATCTACTCCGTCCAGTAGGAACACCACACATGTGGAATGCAGCAATGGAAAGTAAGTCCTGCGAACTTACCGTACTTGGCCAACACTACTGGAATCTTGTGAATCGTGGATTAATTTAA
- a CDS encoding TIR domain-containing protein translates to MSDNDKKIIFVAFAIEDEHQRDFLKGQSLHPRQPFEFIDMSVKQAYDKEWKERVRTRIRRSDGVIVLVSKNSLTSEGQKWEIECAKEESTPVRGIWAYSADRTTISGVTTYTWSDANISNFIDSL, encoded by the coding sequence ATGTCTGACAATGATAAGAAAATTATATTTGTAGCTTTTGCAATTGAAGATGAGCATCAGCGTGACTTTTTAAAGGGTCAATCGCTACATCCCAGGCAACCATTCGAATTTATCGATATGTCCGTAAAGCAAGCATACGATAAAGAATGGAAGGAACGTGTTCGTACGAGAATCCGTCGATCCGACGGTGTTATTGTCCTAGTAAGTAAAAACTCTCTTACATCCGAAGGTCAAAAATGGGAAATCGAATGTGCAAAAGAGGAGAGCACGCCTGTGCGAGGAATCTGGGCATACAGCGCAGATCGGACAACAATCAGCGGAGTAACCACGTATACATGGTCTGATGCAAACATTAGTAATTTCATTGATTCTCTATAA
- a CDS encoding DNA methyltransferase produces the protein MSETLEIKQVGVSLLNPAPYNPRKWSEHSIRQLTESIKRFGMVDPIIANSATIRKNIVIGGHFRLKVAKDLGYTLVPVVYVDIPDENREKELNLRLNRNTGEFDLELLKQFDVDLLLDVGFDDSDLGDIWNDALETDDDSFNQEKAVKQAEGTDIKLGDMFRLGSHRLICGDSTDPTVITKLVSTDRPAIFYSDPVYNIKLDYSKGINTGGKYGGSAKDHKSDNEYKQFLQAALTAAMPVLAEDVHVFMYCDQNYIGLLQSLMQENNLKNRRVCLWIKNSFNMVPKVAFNKAYEPCVYATRGNPYLSDTSKNLTEIINKDISPGNRTIDDITDLFDIWLAKRESAQEYQHPTQKPVTLHEKPLKRCTKVGDMVLDVFGGSGSTLIACEQMKRVALLSEIDPVFCQVIVDRWQALTGKKVVQL, from the coding sequence ATGTCGGAAACATTGGAAATCAAACAAGTCGGCGTGTCATTGTTAAATCCCGCACCGTATAACCCAAGAAAATGGAGCGAACATTCGATCCGTCAATTGACTGAAAGCATTAAGCGCTTTGGAATGGTCGATCCGATTATCGCCAATAGCGCTACTATCCGCAAGAACATTGTTATTGGCGGCCACTTCAGACTCAAAGTTGCCAAAGACCTCGGCTATACCCTGGTACCGGTGGTTTATGTTGATATTCCGGATGAGAATCGTGAAAAAGAATTGAACCTACGACTTAACCGTAATACCGGTGAGTTCGATCTTGAGCTTTTAAAGCAATTTGATGTCGACCTTTTGCTCGACGTTGGCTTTGATGATAGCGACCTCGGCGACATTTGGAATGATGCGTTGGAAACCGATGACGATAGCTTTAATCAGGAAAAAGCCGTCAAGCAAGCTGAAGGCACTGATATCAAACTCGGTGACATGTTTCGACTTGGCAGCCACCGGCTAATATGCGGCGACTCGACTGATCCGACCGTTATTACTAAGCTAGTAAGCACTGATCGCCCCGCTATTTTTTATAGTGATCCGGTCTACAATATCAAACTTGATTATAGCAAAGGTATTAACACCGGCGGCAAATATGGTGGTTCAGCCAAAGACCATAAATCAGATAATGAGTATAAACAATTTCTGCAGGCTGCGCTGACGGCCGCGATGCCAGTCTTGGCCGAAGACGTCCATGTATTTATGTACTGCGACCAGAACTACATTGGCTTACTGCAATCACTTATGCAGGAAAATAATCTTAAGAACCGGCGCGTCTGCCTATGGATCAAGAACAGCTTCAACATGGTGCCAAAGGTAGCTTTTAATAAGGCCTACGAACCCTGCGTTTATGCGACTCGTGGTAATCCGTATCTATCGGATACCAGTAAAAACCTGACAGAGATTATTAATAAAGACATATCACCCGGTAACCGGACTATCGATGATATTACGGATCTATTTGACATCTGGCTGGCTAAACGTGAATCAGCACAGGAGTACCAGCACCCAACGCAGAAACCGGTAACCTTGCATGAAAAGCCGCTCAAACGCTGCACGAAAGTCGGCGATATGGTGCTTGATGTTTTTGGCGGCTCAGGTTCAACGTTGATTGCCTGCGAGCAAATGAAGCGTGTGGCCCTACTTAGTGAAATCGATCCGGTATTTTGCCAGGTCATCGTTGACCGTTGGCAAGCGCTAACTGGCAAAAAGGTAGTACAGCTATGA
- a CDS encoding site-specific DNA-methyltransferase yields the protein MKSGDIYRLGSHRLAYGSSSDTDLLARLVSADKVAMVLTDPPYGVSYVESKRGIASLATDKVIANDNIGDETEYKAFSVAWIEAVKPHLARKNSIYIFNSDKMLVPTVEAMKSTGCKFAQLLIWAKTHAVVGRLDYLPQHELILYGWYGTHTFKKSKDKSILVYPRPNRSKLHPTMKPVGLLRRLLLNSSSVRDIVFDGFAGSGSTLLACEQTNRQCLAVELDPEYCQVIIDRWERLTGQTAELLI from the coding sequence ATGAAATCCGGTGACATATACCGGCTTGGCAGCCACCGCTTAGCCTATGGCAGTTCTAGTGACACGGACCTACTTGCCCGGCTTGTAAGCGCAGATAAAGTAGCCATGGTCCTAACTGACCCGCCCTACGGCGTCTCATATGTTGAAAGCAAACGCGGTATTGCTAGTTTGGCGACCGATAAGGTTATCGCTAATGACAATATCGGAGACGAAACGGAATACAAGGCGTTCAGCGTGGCATGGATCGAGGCGGTTAAGCCGCACCTGGCCCGCAAGAATAGTATCTATATCTTTAATTCGGACAAAATGCTGGTGCCGACTGTTGAAGCTATGAAGTCTACCGGCTGTAAGTTTGCTCAACTTCTTATCTGGGCTAAAACTCATGCGGTGGTTGGCCGCTTGGATTACTTGCCTCAGCACGAGCTAATTCTGTATGGCTGGTATGGCACCCATACTTTTAAAAAGAGCAAAGATAAAAGTATTCTGGTCTATCCCCGGCCGAATCGGAGCAAACTGCATCCGACTATGAAGCCAGTCGGTTTATTACGGCGGCTTCTACTTAATAGCTCGAGCGTCCGAGATATTGTCTTTGACGGCTTTGCCGGGAGTGGCAGTACTCTATTAGCTTGTGAACAGACTAACCGCCAATGCTTGGCAGTCGAGCTTGACCCGGAGTACTGCCAAGTAATCATTGACCGTTGGGAAAGACTGACTGGCCAAACAGCGGAGCTGCTAATATGA
- a CDS encoding phBC6A51 family helix-turn-helix protein, producing the protein MSRNQKADKKQLLLRLEKTPIVEVACQQAKVPRSTYYRWRKADKAFAEACDEALEESIGRINDLAESQLISAIKEQNMGAITFWLKHHHKRYTTRVELTARTDQDEALTPEQAATVRAALQLAGLLSNEVSLKDINE; encoded by the coding sequence ATGAGCCGCAACCAGAAAGCCGATAAGAAGCAACTACTGTTACGCCTTGAAAAGACACCGATTGTAGAGGTGGCCTGCCAACAGGCCAAAGTCCCCCGCAGTACCTATTACCGCTGGCGTAAGGCAGATAAAGCATTTGCCGAAGCCTGCGATGAGGCGCTTGAGGAAAGTATTGGCCGAATCAATGATCTAGCTGAATCGCAGCTCATCAGTGCGATTAAGGAGCAGAATATGGGGGCTATAACATTTTGGCTAAAACACCACCACAAACGCTATACTACCCGCGTCGAGCTAACGGCCCGGACTGACCAGGATGAAGCCTTAACGCCAGAACAAGCGGCTACGGTTCGGGCTGCCCTGCAGCTGGCTGGACTTCTAAGTAATGAAGTAAGCCTGAAAGATATCAATGAATAA
- a CDS encoding DUF4352 domain-containing protein, which translates to MDSTKKRNFFARHKILTGFLVLVGLGVIISAAGSGGSNTQTASNSGSSNAAQTDDKAKVAKLNETARDGKFEFTVTSIECGKASVGTNEYLTKQAQGQFCLANVSVKNVGTEAQTFDSSSQYLYDAAGSKFSADGTASLYANPEGSTFLNQINPGNSVTGAIAFDLPKDKTPVTAELHDSAFSGGVKVSLQ; encoded by the coding sequence ATGGATAGCACAAAAAAGCGAAACTTTTTCGCACGACATAAAATATTAACCGGGTTCCTAGTTCTTGTCGGGCTAGGAGTGATTATTTCTGCGGCTGGTAGTGGCGGATCAAACACCCAAACGGCTTCGAATAGTGGATCAAGTAACGCAGCTCAAACAGACGACAAAGCAAAGGTAGCAAAACTAAATGAAACAGCCCGAGACGGCAAATTTGAATTCACCGTTACCAGCATCGAATGCGGCAAAGCGTCAGTCGGTACCAATGAGTACTTAACGAAGCAGGCGCAAGGTCAATTCTGCCTGGCTAATGTTAGCGTCAAGAATGTCGGCACCGAAGCCCAAACGTTTGATAGCTCAAGTCAGTATCTTTATGATGCAGCCGGGTCCAAGTTTTCCGCCGATGGCACTGCATCACTATATGCTAACCCTGAGGGCAGTACCTTCCTAAATCAGATCAATCCAGGTAATAGCGTTACAGGTGCAATTGCCTTCGACTTGCCAAAAGACAAAACGCCGGTCACGGCAGAGCTACACGACAGTGCCTTCTCGGGTGGTGTAAAAGTCAGCTTACAATAG
- a CDS encoding recombinase family protein, with protein sequence MNTEPELKYCLYARKSSESDERQAMSIDSQLAEMRALASSSGLNVVCELQESYSAKESGKRPVYNQLLKGLRGDEYNAVLTWAPDRLSRNAGDLGSIVDLMDQGKLLHIKTYSQTFTNNPNEKFLLMILCSQAKLENDNKSINVKRGIKTKCEMGWRPGVAPLGYMNRAFGGIKDIVPDPDRADIITEMFRKAGQEGWSGRKLKDWLDGQDFRNRSGLPVMLSQVLAILINPFYYGEFQYPESPGGKWFKGAHKPLVSKELFDLVQQTRGVNKGVWGSKQFAFRGLISCGQCGASFTAQEKFKKLKNGDYNRHVYYSCTRRVDPNCKEKYINETNFCLILQDFIEQNYNGIRISSKLRAKVERHYSATKSLFAHYKLEQPLDKPFIEYSRYVLDCGSESEKTALAAGIETKLKLTFGALAFVK encoded by the coding sequence ATGAACACAGAACCCGAACTTAAATACTGCTTGTATGCTCGCAAGTCCAGTGAATCAGATGAGCGCCAAGCTATGAGTATAGATTCTCAGTTAGCTGAAATGAGAGCCTTGGCTAGCAGTAGTGGACTCAATGTAGTATGCGAATTGCAAGAAAGTTACTCGGCCAAAGAGTCGGGTAAGCGGCCAGTTTATAATCAATTGCTTAAAGGGTTACGGGGTGACGAGTATAATGCTGTGCTTACATGGGCACCCGATCGTCTATCTAGAAATGCCGGTGATCTCGGCTCTATAGTAGATCTAATGGACCAGGGTAAATTGTTGCATATTAAGACGTACTCACAAACATTTACTAATAATCCAAATGAGAAGTTCTTGCTTATGATCCTTTGTTCGCAGGCAAAGCTTGAGAATGACAACAAAAGCATCAACGTCAAACGAGGTATTAAAACGAAGTGTGAAATGGGCTGGCGGCCAGGGGTCGCACCGCTCGGCTACATGAATCGGGCATTCGGTGGTATCAAGGACATCGTTCCTGACCCTGACCGAGCCGATATCATTACTGAAATGTTCCGTAAGGCTGGCCAGGAGGGCTGGAGCGGCCGGAAACTGAAAGACTGGCTTGACGGCCAGGACTTCCGCAACCGATCTGGCTTGCCGGTCATGTTGAGCCAGGTTCTTGCCATCCTCATTAACCCTTTCTATTATGGCGAATTCCAGTATCCAGAGTCGCCTGGCGGCAAATGGTTCAAGGGCGCGCATAAACCGCTTGTTTCTAAAGAATTGTTCGACCTCGTACAGCAAACGCGCGGTGTAAACAAAGGCGTGTGGGGATCGAAGCAGTTTGCTTTCCGCGGCTTAATATCATGTGGCCAATGTGGTGCAAGCTTTACGGCGCAGGAAAAGTTTAAAAAGCTGAAAAACGGAGACTATAACCGTCACGTTTACTATAGTTGCACTCGACGCGTTGATCCTAACTGCAAGGAAAAATATATCAACGAAACAAACTTCTGCCTGATACTCCAAGACTTTATTGAGCAGAATTACAACGGAATACGTATCAGCAGTAAGTTAAGGGCTAAAGTCGAACGACACTACAGTGCTACCAAAAGTTTGTTTGCTCATTACAAACTTGAGCAGCCCCTCGACAAGCCGTTCATCGAATATTCGAGATATGTACTGGACTGTGGATCAGAAAGCGAAAAAACGGCTCTGGCAGCTGGAATTGAAACAAAACTTAAGCTCACTTTTGGAGCTCTCGCTTTTGTAAAGTAA